One genomic region from Thermomicrobium sp. 4228-Ro encodes:
- the rsgA gene encoding ribosome small subunit-dependent GTPase A: MVTEEADHTSAAWSDNIVIRVRGPFYDVLTPQGVIRCVVRGALKKERRREDLVVVGDRVEVRVVAPGEGVIEAVAPRRRALVRRARDREAAQVIVANPDQLVVVMAASQPELSLGMLDRFLVVAESQDLPTVICLNKVDLDPEGCARAALEPYRAIGYQVVETSVVTGEGLSALWQILEGKLSALAGPSGVGKTSLVKAFRPELDLRIGAVSEATGRGRHTTTASELIQLDERTFLVDTPGIGVLHLWAILPEELGRCFREFRRYLGACAYRDCRHLDEPDCAVRAAVEAGEIDAGRYERYRAIYRELEEEAERYGRWEIERLRRGRGAR, encoded by the coding sequence ATGGTGACGGAGGAAGCGGACCACACGAGCGCAGCATGGTCAGACAATATCGTGATTCGCGTGCGTGGGCCGTTCTACGACGTCCTGACGCCGCAGGGCGTGATCCGCTGTGTCGTGCGTGGAGCCTTGAAGAAGGAGCGGCGACGCGAGGACCTCGTTGTCGTCGGCGATCGCGTCGAGGTCCGGGTCGTCGCGCCTGGTGAGGGCGTGATCGAGGCAGTCGCACCGCGTCGGCGGGCGCTGGTCCGGCGTGCCCGTGACCGCGAGGCTGCGCAGGTGATCGTCGCCAATCCGGACCAGCTGGTGGTCGTCATGGCGGCGTCGCAGCCGGAGCTGAGCCTCGGCATGCTCGATCGCTTCCTGGTCGTTGCCGAGTCGCAGGATCTGCCGACGGTGATCTGCTTGAACAAGGTCGACCTGGATCCGGAAGGCTGCGCTCGGGCTGCGCTGGAGCCGTACCGGGCGATCGGGTATCAGGTGGTGGAAACGAGCGTCGTGACGGGCGAGGGGCTCAGCGCACTGTGGCAGATACTGGAAGGGAAGCTTTCGGCACTCGCCGGGCCGTCCGGTGTCGGGAAGACGAGTCTGGTCAAAGCGTTCCGGCCGGAACTCGATCTCCGAATCGGGGCGGTGAGCGAGGCGACCGGTCGGGGGCGTCACACGACGACGGCGAGCGAGCTGATCCAGCTGGACGAGCGAACCTTTCTGGTCGATACGCCGGGTATCGGTGTGCTGCACCTGTGGGCGATCCTTCCGGAGGAACTGGGGCGCTGTTTCCGGGAATTTCGCCGGTATCTCGGTGCCTGTGCGTACCGCGATTGCCGGCATCTGGACGAACCCGACTGCGCAGTCCGGGCTGCTGTCGAGGCGGGCGAGATCGACGCGGGGCGCTACGAGCGCTACCGGGCGATCTACCGCGAGCTCGAGGAGGAAGCGGAGCGATACGGGCGCTGGGAGATCGAGCGGCTACGGCGTGGAAGGGGGGCACGGTGA
- the alr gene encoding alanine racemase yields MGIADRTAPDRSPACSSGWCDRLRAAYSALHAAVDLDQLAANARALLRTLPPDVELLAVLKANAYGHGLVPTARAALAGGARWLGVARIEEGLVLRQAGITAPVVVLGPPNAGRLREAIAADITLAVGSLADLLAVRRAASALGRRARVHLEVDTGMHRFGADPAEAIALARALRSDPALEFEGIYTHFATADAPDCRTLRLQLARFRAVRERLVAEGLHPPVVHQANSAATLRGAIGDPDLPGRRVVRAGIAFYGLTPDPAMSLPAGVRPALQLRARLTRCFTVDAGEGISYGHTYVTDRPTRCGLVPVGYADGLPRALSNRGWFLVHGIRCPIRGRVCMDQTIISLEDVPQAQLGDPVIVLGDPASGAMTAWEAAELSGTIAYEILTSLAARIPRVYVRGGEPVALADSFGLLERDVAVTE; encoded by the coding sequence ATGGGGATCGCGGACCGGACCGCTCCCGACAGGTCACCGGCGTGCTCGAGCGGTTGGTGCGACCGTCTCCGCGCCGCCTACTCGGCACTGCACGCCGCAGTCGACCTCGACCAGCTCGCGGCGAATGCCCGTGCACTGCTCCGGACGCTCCCACCGGACGTCGAACTCCTGGCTGTCCTCAAGGCGAACGCGTACGGTCACGGGCTGGTACCGACAGCACGCGCTGCCCTCGCCGGTGGTGCCCGCTGGCTCGGCGTCGCCCGGATCGAGGAGGGGCTGGTACTCCGCCAGGCCGGGATCACCGCGCCCGTCGTCGTGCTCGGCCCACCCAACGCCGGTCGGCTCCGCGAGGCGATCGCCGCCGATATCACGCTGGCAGTCGGTTCGCTGGCTGACCTCCTCGCCGTGCGTCGTGCCGCCAGCGCGCTCGGCCGTCGCGCCCGCGTCCACCTCGAGGTCGATACCGGTATGCACCGCTTCGGCGCCGACCCAGCGGAAGCGATCGCGCTGGCCCGGGCTCTCCGCAGCGATCCCGCACTGGAGTTCGAGGGGATCTACACCCATTTCGCTACGGCTGATGCGCCCGATTGCCGCACGCTCCGCCTCCAGCTCGCGCGCTTTCGCGCCGTCCGCGAACGGCTGGTCGCCGAGGGATTGCACCCACCGGTCGTCCACCAGGCCAACAGCGCGGCGACGCTCCGCGGCGCGATCGGCGACCCGGATCTACCCGGTCGTCGGGTCGTCCGGGCCGGAATCGCCTTCTACGGACTGACGCCCGACCCGGCCATGTCGCTCCCGGCAGGCGTCCGGCCAGCTCTGCAGCTCCGTGCGCGGCTCACGCGCTGCTTCACCGTCGATGCCGGCGAAGGGATCTCCTACGGCCATACCTACGTTACCGACCGCCCCACCCGTTGTGGGCTCGTCCCAGTCGGCTACGCCGACGGTCTCCCCCGTGCACTCTCCAACCGAGGGTGGTTCCTCGTCCACGGGATCCGCTGTCCCATCCGCGGCCGGGTCTGCATGGACCAGACGATCATCTCCCTCGAGGATGTGCCCCAGGCCCAGCTCGGTGACCCGGTCATCGTGCTCGGCGACCCAGCGAGCGGCGCGATGACCGCCTGGGAGGCAGCTGAACTCAGCGGGACGATCGCGTACGAGATCCTCACCAGTCTGGCGGCACGCATTCCCCGCGTCTACGTCCGCGGTGGCGAGCCGGTCGCCCTCGCGGACTCCTTCGGTCTGCTCGAGCGCGACGTCGCCGTTACCGAGTAG
- the merA gene encoding mercury(II) reductase: MTESNRLRVTLTVAGMTCRDCEQRVEQALAQAGARDPQADWQRGLVTFFIEPGADLERFRAAVRAAGSPSHRYVPGDFTVSPGSLPREAAGSSDRFDTDLLIIGGGSAGFAAAIEARQLGARVVMVEQGTLGGTCVNIGCVPSKFFLRAAEVAHLAATAPYQGIRTRLEGIDLPALREQQRSLIATLRREKYEELVDFYGWELLRGTARFLDPETVAVGERRIRPRAVLLATGARPAVPAIPGLTDVPYLTSTTALELEHLPDSLIVLGAGYVALELGQAFLRLGTAVTLLQRRPRLLPDLDERLATSLQERLAAEGMRLALGMTVQRVERVAGGVRVVALRAGHEEVVEAEALLVATGRTPNTESLDLAAAGIATDERSAPLVDPTLRTTNPRVYAAGDVTLLPQFVSVAAAAGRLAARNALLGEDRPLDLRAVPAVVFTDPQVATVGLSVAEAEAEGFSVVTGFAPAAAIARERVNLQDAGGVLVVADAATDRLLGVQAVASAAGELIDAATLAVASRLTLSDLREHLAPYLTSAEGLRLAALAVTQDVSHLSCCA; encoded by the coding sequence ATGACGGAATCGAACCGCCTACGCGTCACGCTGACGGTCGCGGGAATGACGTGCCGGGACTGCGAGCAGCGGGTCGAGCAGGCACTCGCCCAGGCGGGAGCACGCGATCCGCAAGCCGACTGGCAGCGCGGGCTCGTCACCTTCTTCATCGAGCCAGGAGCCGACCTCGAGCGGTTCCGCGCAGCAGTCCGCGCCGCTGGCTCGCCCAGCCACCGGTACGTCCCCGGTGATTTCACGGTCTCGCCAGGTTCCCTGCCCCGCGAGGCAGCAGGTTCATCCGACCGCTTCGACACCGACCTCCTGATCATCGGCGGTGGGAGCGCTGGCTTCGCTGCCGCCATCGAGGCGCGCCAGCTCGGTGCCCGCGTCGTCATGGTCGAACAGGGTACCCTCGGCGGCACCTGCGTGAATATCGGCTGTGTCCCTAGCAAGTTCTTCCTGCGCGCTGCCGAGGTCGCCCACCTCGCGGCCACTGCCCCGTACCAGGGGATCCGGACGCGTCTCGAGGGAATCGACCTCCCGGCGCTCCGCGAGCAGCAACGGTCGCTCATCGCCACGCTCCGCCGCGAGAAGTACGAGGAACTCGTCGACTTTTACGGCTGGGAACTCCTGCGTGGCACCGCTCGGTTCCTCGATCCCGAGACGGTTGCGGTCGGAGAGCGGCGCATTCGCCCCCGCGCCGTCCTGCTCGCGACCGGCGCCCGTCCCGCCGTTCCAGCGATTCCCGGTCTGACCGATGTTCCCTACCTCACCAGCACCACCGCACTCGAACTCGAGCATCTCCCTGACTCGCTCATCGTCCTGGGCGCTGGGTACGTCGCGCTCGAACTCGGCCAGGCCTTCCTGCGACTCGGCACCGCCGTGACGTTGCTCCAGCGACGTCCACGTCTCCTGCCCGACCTCGACGAGCGGCTCGCGACCAGCCTCCAGGAACGGCTCGCCGCCGAGGGAATGCGTCTTGCACTCGGCATGACCGTCCAGCGCGTCGAGCGCGTAGCGGGTGGCGTGCGGGTCGTCGCCCTCCGGGCCGGCCACGAGGAGGTCGTCGAAGCGGAAGCGCTCCTGGTCGCCACTGGTCGCACGCCGAACACCGAGTCGCTCGACCTAGCGGCTGCCGGCATCGCGACCGACGAGCGCAGCGCGCCCCTCGTCGATCCCACCCTGCGCACGACCAACCCGCGCGTCTACGCGGCAGGTGACGTGACGCTTCTCCCGCAGTTCGTCTCCGTCGCGGCAGCAGCCGGTCGCCTCGCCGCCCGGAACGCCCTTCTCGGCGAGGACCGCCCATTGGACCTGCGTGCTGTCCCGGCTGTCGTCTTCACCGACCCGCAAGTCGCGACAGTCGGGCTCTCGGTCGCCGAGGCGGAGGCCGAGGGGTTCTCGGTCGTCACCGGCTTCGCACCGGCTGCTGCGATCGCTCGCGAGCGCGTGAACCTGCAGGACGCTGGCGGCGTGCTGGTCGTCGCCGATGCCGCGACGGACCGGCTCCTGGGCGTCCAGGCTGTCGCCAGCGCAGCTGGTGAACTGATCGATGCTGCGACGCTCGCGGTCGCCAGCCGGCTGACGCTGAGCGATCTCCGCGAGCATCTCGCCCCCTATCTCACCAGCGCCGAGGGGCTGCGCCTCGCCGCGCTCGCCGTGACGCAGGACGTCAGCCATCTCTCCTGTTGCGCCTGA
- a CDS encoding FadR/GntR family transcriptional regulator: MMRATPVTAKPITQARLHQRVVEELLKQIVSGALPPGTALPSEPELARQFGVSRIVIREAIRILAEKGLVAVRHGSGMWIQPPEQWDHLDPQILFERLRSNRDPSWLEEILELRKILELAAAELAAQRRTPEQLAQLSEILERMRAALSDPSNYVNLDIAFHEAIMDAAGNRLLREARRPLSEVLFSSWLMTTRSAERLARTHEGHEEIYAAIAAGDPVAAREAMRRHIEHFEDNIRADLELPSHQAVTVGSNGHQSAR; this comes from the coding sequence ATGATGAGAGCAACACCGGTCACTGCAAAGCCGATCACCCAGGCGCGACTGCACCAGCGGGTGGTGGAAGAGCTGCTCAAGCAGATCGTCAGCGGGGCGCTTCCGCCGGGCACGGCGCTGCCCTCGGAGCCGGAGCTGGCCCGGCAGTTCGGGGTGAGCCGCATCGTCATCCGCGAGGCGATCCGCATCCTCGCTGAGAAAGGGCTGGTCGCGGTCCGCCACGGGAGCGGGATGTGGATCCAACCACCGGAGCAGTGGGATCATCTCGACCCGCAGATCCTCTTCGAACGGCTGCGCTCCAACCGCGATCCGAGCTGGCTCGAGGAGATCCTGGAGCTGCGCAAGATCCTGGAACTGGCAGCAGCGGAGCTGGCAGCGCAACGCCGCACGCCGGAGCAGCTGGCGCAGCTCAGCGAGATCCTGGAACGGATGCGCGCGGCCCTTTCCGATCCCTCCAACTACGTCAATCTGGACATCGCCTTCCACGAGGCGATCATGGACGCAGCCGGTAACCGCCTGCTCCGCGAAGCTCGGCGGCCGCTCAGCGAGGTGCTCTTCAGCAGCTGGCTCATGACGACGCGCTCCGCGGAGCGACTGGCGCGCACGCACGAGGGCCACGAGGAGATCTACGCAGCGATCGCGGCAGGCGACCCGGTCGCCGCCCGCGAAGCGATGCGCCGCCATATCGAGCACTTCGAGGACAACATTCGCGCCGACCTCGAGCTACCGAGCCACCAGGCCGTCACCGTGGGGAGCAACGGCCACCAGTCGGCTAGGTGA
- a CDS encoding EAL domain-containing protein → MFTDKPSQALEALDTFLGTLPCSASALWLRMTRQEPFVLVTSSQTGDDEIPLLLPAAVLDALPAEADLLRLPAPIPTLTMPALFRKAGVLLPLRRSDGSPHALLWCQPRDGTDPDTLSALLGTVTPLLEAALAGVMTSVTLGELWSLSSSPLCLVDPEWHVLAANPAFLSLTGQPATGRKLEDLVQALPGWDRLRAALQEHHRATEYAVVLVTQETVATFRVDAQVIPCQVTDQYGAGVLLQFTPRQRSMTTSRWDAIDLSERPPGSAQLSLANTARILARRAAQGLATTLIVGYLSCPSTIASSLDCLTLDTVSSMLLDQLRSRLRPLVAVRLDASTLIAVTDEPASQQLIETLHDLRDATGDRFPSLTAWPFLIRLIFAVIPVTERCVVSEETLHTTIERTRQLVTRLDHPVAVFSPDEANPAPPPLTAVVEALLDRRFTFVGQPIAPLQPSQPPRVELLARLTVGDRRLSPAFFLPLVQELRLQPAHLQASLEQASRLAATGAIVHVNAEPSALLELAAEGRLSSLSARTLRGRLVLEVTDGHVGADVSRLSATLEALRQEGIEIALDDFGAGFQGCLPLTLLPVDLVKIDRALTRTLPHERGRIVTEAIVQTCRKLGLATVVEGVEDARLLPILTSWRVDYVQGFATGRPYPLPVGS, encoded by the coding sequence ATGTTCACCGACAAGCCCTCTCAGGCCCTGGAGGCCCTCGACACCTTCCTCGGTACCCTGCCGTGCAGTGCCAGCGCGCTCTGGCTGCGGATGACGCGCCAGGAGCCGTTCGTCCTCGTCACGAGTTCCCAGACAGGCGACGACGAGATCCCGCTGCTCCTCCCCGCTGCAGTCCTCGATGCCCTACCCGCCGAAGCGGACCTGCTCCGACTGCCTGCCCCCATCCCGACACTCACCATGCCCGCCCTCTTCCGTAAGGCAGGCGTCCTCCTGCCGCTCCGCCGCAGCGACGGTTCTCCTCACGCCCTGCTCTGGTGCCAGCCACGAGACGGCACCGACCCAGATACGCTTTCCGCGCTCCTCGGGACGGTCACGCCCCTGCTGGAAGCCGCGCTGGCTGGTGTCATGACGTCCGTGACACTGGGCGAACTCTGGTCGCTCAGTAGCTCCCCCCTCTGTCTGGTCGACCCCGAGTGGCATGTGCTAGCTGCCAACCCCGCCTTCTTGTCCCTGACGGGCCAGCCAGCAACCGGGAGAAAGCTCGAGGACCTAGTGCAGGCCTTGCCTGGCTGGGACCGCCTGCGTGCCGCCCTCCAGGAGCACCACCGGGCGACCGAGTACGCGGTGGTGCTGGTGACGCAGGAGACGGTGGCCACCTTCCGCGTCGACGCTCAAGTCATCCCCTGCCAGGTCACTGACCAGTATGGCGCGGGTGTCCTCCTCCAGTTCACCCCCAGGCAGCGCAGTATGACGACCTCGCGATGGGATGCCATCGACCTGAGCGAGCGACCACCCGGCTCCGCCCAGCTCTCGCTCGCGAACACGGCACGCATCCTCGCGCGCCGAGCAGCCCAAGGCCTGGCGACGACCCTCATCGTCGGCTACCTGAGCTGTCCCTCCACCATCGCTTCCTCACTCGACTGTCTGACGCTCGATACCGTCTCGTCCATGCTGCTCGATCAGCTCCGGTCCAGGCTCCGGCCCCTCGTCGCCGTCCGGCTCGATGCCAGTACCCTCATCGCTGTGACCGACGAGCCAGCAAGCCAGCAGCTCATCGAGACGCTGCACGATCTCCGGGATGCGACTGGCGACCGTTTCCCTTCCCTCACCGCCTGGCCCTTCCTCATCCGGCTGATCTTCGCGGTCATCCCGGTGACCGAACGCTGTGTGGTCAGCGAGGAGACGCTCCACACCACGATCGAGCGAACACGACAGCTCGTCACCCGCCTCGATCACCCTGTCGCCGTGTTTTCCCCGGACGAGGCCAATCCAGCTCCACCACCACTGACCGCTGTCGTCGAGGCACTTCTCGACCGCCGGTTCACCTTCGTGGGCCAGCCGATCGCACCGCTACAGCCGAGCCAGCCACCGCGTGTCGAACTCCTCGCCCGCCTCACCGTCGGTGATCGCCGGCTCTCGCCAGCCTTCTTCCTCCCGCTCGTCCAAGAACTGCGGCTCCAACCTGCTCACCTCCAGGCGTCCCTCGAACAGGCCAGCCGCCTCGCTGCCACCGGTGCCATCGTCCACGTCAACGCCGAACCGTCAGCCCTCCTCGAACTCGCTGCGGAAGGAAGACTCTCCTCGCTTTCTGCGCGAACCTTGCGCGGGCGGCTGGTCCTGGAGGTCACCGACGGGCATGTCGGCGCAGATGTATCTCGACTCAGCGCGACGCTCGAAGCCCTCCGGCAGGAGGGCATCGAGATCGCGCTCGACGACTTCGGAGCCGGCTTTCAGGGCTGCCTCCCGCTCACCCTCCTTCCGGTCGATCTCGTGAAGATCGACCGGGCACTGACCCGGACTCTCCCCCACGAACGAGGCCGGATCGTCACCGAAGCGATCGTCCAGACCTGCCGCAAACTCGGTTTGGCGACGGTCGTGGAGGGGGTCGAAGACGCAAGGCTTTTGCCTATCCTGACGTCCTGGCGTGTCGACTATGTCCAAGGCTTCGCGACAGGCCGTCCGTACCCACTCCCCGTCGGATCGTGA
- a CDS encoding response regulator, with translation MAERPIRILLVDDHALFRQGLRQLLATTEDLVVVGEAASGNEALELARTLAPDVVLMDIAMPDLDGIAATAALHERFPNIRIVMLTMYDATTHGEAARAAGACTYVSKNSRAEELLQAIRVAANNAKTVTVLLRPLAQARLDRDVGTQEGRSNQLERGPVQSGPDRLTDPGEASDVQAGRTSSQASQAAQSRSEHATPDEAARHHATPRHDLRRPEPPSTVVKQADHPIALASKRGRRSPLPTRALATLDTRHVGIWALIGLLVTGEALALASVLGFVPLPGGDRWVTLFAGNLASLALVGLVAATPHLRQEAQLLLAIAVSAATAWSRLAALHAPIPLQLNALVSASLVALAAATLAWRRADVLATGFALAVLGITPLVWSFFPVLLLAVWGTGIVLLAAGLAWSGLQRSDHSVAWEWLPLAPLVPTLLALASSPAVLPRTILPWLAYAPLLVRAQWEGRRGLPTLVALTAGLVFGATSWSLRSASATTQAIGLTAFALGSAVLALLLRCAAQNRGTSLQPATIVGGFAVAAFALAVGRHPESTLAPLAWSALAVALLAIDSRSIWRWTAVGLLVAASIAAAVTLHQPTTPVRFGILLAALTASTAGGFLLVHRPWWYPLAWLSTGTIALSAILVERLSGNSEIAAVSLLALGALGLARLRSTRAGTAGQPWFWLPAAVAGLLALARALTGPLSPARLGLALEPAIPATSEPVVTASILVAAALAIGRLLGRQWRWAAIATALLLVAYILPAVIPDAALVVSWLALAIALVSVVGGRPWR, from the coding sequence ATGGCCGAGCGACCGATCCGCATTCTGCTCGTCGATGATCACGCGCTCTTCCGGCAAGGGCTGCGTCAACTCCTGGCAACGACTGAGGATCTGGTCGTTGTCGGCGAAGCGGCATCCGGCAACGAGGCACTCGAACTCGCTCGAACCCTCGCTCCCGATGTCGTCCTGATGGACATCGCGATGCCCGACCTCGACGGGATCGCTGCAACAGCTGCGCTCCACGAGCGGTTCCCCAACATCCGGATCGTCATGCTCACCATGTACGACGCGACGACACACGGTGAGGCCGCTCGGGCAGCAGGAGCGTGTACCTATGTGAGCAAGAACAGCCGCGCCGAGGAGCTCTTGCAGGCGATACGTGTTGCAGCGAACAACGCAAAAACCGTGACTGTCCTGTTGCGTCCTCTGGCACAGGCGAGGCTGGATCGCGACGTCGGAACACAGGAAGGACGGTCGAATCAGCTCGAACGAGGGCCCGTCCAGAGCGGACCGGACCGACTTACCGATCCAGGAGAGGCGAGCGACGTCCAGGCAGGGCGAACCAGTAGCCAAGCGAGCCAAGCGGCGCAGTCCCGTTCCGAACACGCGACGCCCGACGAGGCCGCTCGGCATCACGCCACCCCACGGCACGACCTGCGCCGTCCAGAGCCTCCCTCGACGGTCGTGAAGCAGGCGGACCACCCGATCGCTCTGGCGTCGAAGCGAGGACGGCGCTCCCCGCTCCCAACGCGAGCGCTCGCTACTCTCGATACGAGACATGTCGGGATATGGGCACTGATAGGGTTGCTCGTGACCGGGGAGGCTCTCGCCCTAGCAAGCGTTCTGGGCTTCGTACCCTTGCCCGGCGGAGATCGATGGGTCACGCTGTTCGCCGGGAACCTCGCGAGCCTCGCACTCGTCGGGCTCGTCGCGGCAACACCGCACCTCCGCCAAGAGGCTCAGCTCCTGCTCGCGATCGCGGTGAGCGCGGCTACCGCCTGGAGCAGACTCGCTGCCCTGCATGCGCCGATCCCGCTCCAGCTCAACGCCTTGGTCAGCGCCAGCCTCGTCGCACTCGCAGCGGCAACGCTCGCCTGGCGACGTGCCGATGTACTCGCCACCGGCTTTGCTCTCGCTGTCCTCGGAATCACGCCTTTAGTTTGGTCGTTCTTCCCGGTTCTGCTTCTGGCGGTGTGGGGCACCGGTATCGTCCTGCTCGCGGCTGGACTCGCCTGGTCCGGCCTGCAGCGCTCCGACCACTCGGTCGCGTGGGAATGGCTGCCGCTCGCCCCGCTGGTACCCACGCTACTCGCGCTGGCAAGCAGTCCGGCGGTGCTTCCACGCACCATACTGCCGTGGTTGGCGTACGCACCGCTTCTCGTTCGGGCACAGTGGGAAGGACGCCGGGGACTGCCCACTCTCGTCGCGCTCACCGCAGGACTCGTCTTCGGTGCGACCAGCTGGTCACTCCGGTCGGCCTCGGCGACGACCCAAGCGATCGGCCTGACTGCCTTCGCTCTGGGGAGCGCTGTCCTCGCGCTGCTGCTTCGGTGTGCTGCGCAGAACAGGGGCACGAGTCTCCAGCCGGCCACGATCGTTGGCGGGTTCGCAGTGGCAGCCTTCGCACTGGCCGTCGGCCGGCATCCGGAGTCGACTCTGGCGCCGCTCGCTTGGTCAGCGCTGGCTGTCGCGCTCCTGGCGATCGACTCCCGGAGCATCTGGCGCTGGACCGCGGTGGGACTCCTCGTCGCTGCGAGTATCGCCGCGGCGGTAACCCTCCACCAGCCCACGACACCGGTCCGTTTCGGAATCCTTCTGGCAGCGCTCACCGCCTCGACCGCGGGCGGCTTCCTGCTCGTTCACCGACCATGGTGGTACCCGCTCGCGTGGTTGAGCACCGGCACGATCGCGCTCAGCGCGATCCTCGTCGAGCGTCTGAGCGGTAACAGCGAGATCGCAGCGGTGAGCCTCCTCGCGCTGGGCGCATTGGGCCTGGCCCGCCTCCGCAGCACACGGGCCGGAACAGCCGGCCAGCCCTGGTTCTGGCTACCGGCAGCCGTTGCCGGACTGCTCGCGCTCGCGCGCGCCTTGACCGGACCGCTCTCGCCCGCGCGCCTCGGCCTCGCGCTCGAGCCAGCTATCCCCGCGACGAGCGAACCGGTCGTCACCGCGAGCATCCTCGTTGCAGCCGCGCTGGCCATCGGCCGTCTGCTCGGCCGGCAGTGGCGCTGGGCGGCGATCGCCACAGCTCTGCTCCTCGTCGCCTATATCCTCCCTGCCGTGATTCCCGACGCCGCACTGGTCGTGAGCTGGCTCGCGCTCGCCATCGCGCTCGTCTCTGTCGTCGGTGGCCGCCCCTGGCGCTAG
- a CDS encoding DinB family protein — MSADFLTAVRAAVESTLREQHDVLRDLVRGLAPAVLNWSPGPEMNSIAVLVGHLLDSERYLVAASLGETVERDRERWFRYEAPSDTALLDLIDQVERETLERLERLTDETLVQEFSPPNDRLGRRFTGIRWLLHAIQHNREHIGQALLTRQLAELRGIG, encoded by the coding sequence GTGAGCGCGGACTTCCTCACAGCGGTGCGGGCAGCGGTCGAGTCGACGCTGCGCGAGCAGCATGACGTCTTGCGCGATCTCGTGCGTGGCCTCGCGCCAGCTGTCCTGAACTGGTCGCCGGGACCGGAGATGAACTCGATCGCGGTTCTCGTCGGGCATCTGCTGGATTCCGAGCGCTATCTCGTGGCGGCGTCGCTCGGCGAGACGGTCGAGCGGGATCGCGAGCGCTGGTTTCGTTACGAGGCACCGAGCGATACAGCGCTCCTCGACCTGATCGATCAGGTGGAGAGGGAGACGCTCGAGCGCCTCGAGCGTCTGACGGACGAGACGCTCGTCCAGGAGTTCTCACCACCGAACGATCGCCTGGGGCGCCGCTTTACTGGTATCCGCTGGCTACTGCATGCGATCCAGCACAACCGCGAACATATCGGGCAGGCGCTGCTGACGCGCCAGCTGGCTGAGCTGCGTGGGATCGGCTGA
- a CDS encoding COX15/CtaA family protein has product MRRGQRARWIGWLAWANAVAMGLVLLLGTTVTATGSGFGCGESWPLCHGRLLPPLTLEGVIEYSHRLATLVSGLVLVALLLLVALERRQVFARWETRIVAGLLVGTLLIQSALGALAVLAPRYPPVMAVHFGVSLTVFASALLLALILTRGESLRERRRVAPPGSVSWASWGLLVGTYAVVYLGAYVRHANASLACLDWPLCQGKLVPDLAGPTGIVFLHRSSALLLTLALTGLVVRLWRDGALRRARPDIVRSGTLALLLLLAQSATGAWVVFSRLSLDSILAHAAVVTLLFGALAVLAYQALPVRVGTVRRSAAVAEPVQVSR; this is encoded by the coding sequence ATGAGACGGGGACAGCGAGCGCGGTGGATCGGCTGGTTGGCCTGGGCGAACGCCGTAGCGATGGGACTGGTGCTCTTGCTCGGCACGACCGTCACGGCGACCGGCTCGGGCTTCGGGTGTGGCGAGTCGTGGCCGCTCTGCCACGGGCGGTTGCTCCCGCCGCTGACCTTGGAAGGGGTCATCGAGTACAGTCACCGGCTCGCGACGCTGGTGAGTGGCCTGGTGCTCGTGGCGCTCCTGCTCCTGGTTGCGTTGGAACGCCGGCAGGTCTTCGCGCGCTGGGAGACCCGCATCGTCGCCGGTCTTCTCGTCGGGACGCTCCTGATCCAGTCGGCACTCGGCGCCTTGGCGGTGCTGGCACCGCGCTACCCGCCGGTGATGGCTGTCCACTTCGGGGTCTCGCTGACGGTGTTCGCGAGCGCGCTCCTCTTGGCGCTCATCCTGACGCGCGGTGAGTCGCTGCGGGAACGGCGGCGCGTGGCGCCCCCCGGGTCGGTCAGCTGGGCGAGCTGGGGGCTCTTGGTCGGTACCTACGCAGTGGTCTATCTCGGTGCGTACGTCCGGCACGCCAACGCCAGCCTGGCCTGTCTCGACTGGCCGCTCTGCCAGGGGAAGCTGGTGCCGGACCTCGCTGGCCCAACGGGAATCGTCTTCCTGCACCGGTCGAGCGCGCTGCTCCTGACGCTGGCGCTGACGGGTCTCGTCGTGCGTCTCTGGCGAGACGGTGCACTCCGCCGCGCGCGGCCCGATATCGTGCGGAGCGGTACGCTCGCGCTCCTGCTCCTGCTCGCCCAGTCGGCGACCGGTGCCTGGGTCGTGTTCAGTCGGCTGAGTCTCGACAGCATCCTGGCGCACGCGGCGGTGGTGACGCTGCTGTTCGGGGCGCTTGCGGTCCTCGCGTATCAGGCGTTGCCGGTACGGGTGGGTACGGTGCGCCGCTCGGCAGCGGTCGCGGAGCCAGTGCAGGTGTCGCGCTGA